Proteins from a genomic interval of Planktothrix sp. FACHB-1365:
- a CDS encoding iron uptake porin, with amino-acid sequence MRYRFFEKWVIGSMSLAMGLNGYLTVLAAPEPPIDTTETIQEQIELADLDNNTETNDKVFNVTSVSYLSDINPGDWAFQALQSLVERYGCITGYEDNRYQGNRALTRFEFAAGLNACLSRINEIIASNTGHLITSEDITLLQQLQEQFAPELSVLKGHLTALEARTAEVEANQFSTTTKLTGEAITTFSNGFSGLVDGNHIPVVQHRVRLNFRTSFTGQDSLYFRMFGGNAPQLALPGGSAEGLTTVNLTYPNDEIRAGRLAYSFPVNSRLSVNAIATGGVLFDLAPTLSPFLESGTSGARALSEFASSSPIYRIGGGAGIAANYQPNPQWIFSLAYLASNAHNAGNGEGLFNGEYTALTQIRWSPKPKLGIGLTYVNAYKNRGAIFDFGTTFPLVETWEANKPFSQMITNSYGLEGFYQFSPHFAINAYLGYTQAKNSPGNGNADIWYYAVGLAFPDIGKEGNLGGLVIGAEPYRSDNPPPANDVPFHIEAFYKYRLNDYIAITPGLIWLTAPAQNNNNDDAVIGIVRTTFTF; translated from the coding sequence ATGCGATATAGATTTTTTGAGAAATGGGTGATAGGGTCGATGAGTTTGGCGATGGGACTGAATGGCTATTTAACAGTTTTAGCAGCACCGGAACCCCCAATAGATACCACTGAAACCATTCAGGAACAAATCGAACTTGCTGATCTTGATAATAATACGGAGACGAATGATAAGGTATTTAATGTCACTTCAGTGTCTTATTTATCAGATATTAATCCGGGGGATTGGGCGTTTCAAGCTTTGCAATCTTTGGTGGAACGCTATGGCTGTATTACCGGATATGAGGATAACCGTTATCAAGGCAATCGCGCCTTAACTCGATTTGAATTCGCTGCCGGATTGAATGCCTGTTTGTCTCGGATTAATGAGATAATTGCATCTAATACAGGACATTTAATCACCTCTGAAGATATAACCCTTTTGCAACAACTACAAGAACAATTTGCGCCAGAACTCAGCGTTTTAAAAGGTCACTTAACTGCCTTAGAAGCTCGTACAGCAGAAGTTGAAGCCAATCAATTTTCCACCACAACAAAACTCACCGGGGAAGCCATTACCACCTTCTCTAATGGGTTTAGTGGGTTGGTGGATGGCAATCATATTCCAGTGGTTCAACATCGAGTGCGACTGAACTTTAGAACCAGTTTTACAGGTCAAGATAGCCTCTATTTTCGGATGTTTGGGGGAAATGCGCCTCAATTAGCTTTACCCGGAGGTTCCGCCGAGGGATTAACCACCGTTAATCTCACTTATCCTAATGATGAGATTCGCGCAGGTCGTCTCGCTTATTCCTTTCCCGTGAATTCCCGACTTTCCGTTAATGCGATCGCCACAGGTGGTGTATTATTTGATCTCGCCCCTACCCTGAGCCCGTTTCTGGAAAGTGGAACCAGTGGGGCGCGAGCGTTATCAGAATTTGCCTCATCAAGTCCTATCTATCGAATTGGGGGAGGTGCAGGAATAGCCGCTAATTACCAACCTAATCCTCAATGGATTTTCAGTTTAGCTTATTTAGCGAGTAATGCCCACAATGCTGGAAATGGAGAAGGTTTATTTAATGGTGAATATACCGCTTTAACCCAAATTCGTTGGAGTCCAAAACCCAAATTGGGCATCGGTTTAACCTATGTAAATGCTTACAAAAATAGGGGTGCAATTTTTGATTTTGGGACTACATTTCCCTTAGTTGAAACCTGGGAAGCTAATAAACCCTTTTCCCAAATGATCACCAATTCCTATGGATTAGAAGGATTTTATCAATTTAGTCCCCATTTTGCCATAAATGCTTATTTAGGTTATACCCAAGCTAAAAATTCTCCTGGGAATGGCAATGCGGATATTTGGTATTATGCCGTTGGCTTGGCTTTTCCTGATATTGGTAAAGAGGGAAATTTAGGGGGTTTAGTCATTGGTGCAGAACCCTATCGCAGTGATAATCCTCCTCCGGCTAACGATGTCCCTTTTCATATTGAAGCGTTTTATAAATATCGATTAAATGATTATATTGCGATCACTCCTGGGTTAATTTGGTTAACAGCACCTGCCCAAAATAATAATAATGATGATGCAGTTATTGGTATTGTTAGAACAACCTTTACATTTTGA
- the thrC gene encoding threonine synthase codes for MTLTLPTTQSSLKCWPGLIEAYRNYLPVSEATPVITLQEGNTPLIPAPTIAERIGKQVQVYLKYDGLNPTGSFKDRGMTMAISKAKEEGSKAVICASTGNTSASAAAYARRAGMKAFVLIPDGYVALGKLAQALLYGAEVLAIKGNFDRALNIVREMAEHYPITLVNSVNPYRLEGQKTAAFEVVDALGDAPDWLCIPVGNAGNISAYWMGFCQYHSVGKCSRLPQMMGFQAAGAAPLVSGHPIENPETLATAIRIGNPASWDIAVAAKDASKGSFSAVTDTEILDAYRLLASGEGIFCEPASAASVAGLLKVKDQVPEGIKIVCVLTGNGLKDPDTAITHSNNKFKAGIAPEMEAVAKVMGF; via the coding sequence ATGACGTTGACTTTGCCTACAACCCAGTCCTCATTAAAGTGCTGGCCCGGTCTGATTGAAGCCTATCGCAACTATTTACCTGTTTCTGAAGCGACCCCCGTTATTACTCTACAAGAAGGCAACACGCCCTTGATTCCGGCCCCAACGATTGCTGAACGAATTGGCAAACAGGTGCAGGTCTATCTGAAATATGACGGACTTAACCCCACAGGCAGCTTCAAAGACCGAGGCATGACGATGGCGATTTCCAAAGCCAAGGAGGAAGGCAGCAAAGCCGTTATCTGTGCAAGTACCGGAAATACTTCGGCTTCGGCGGCGGCCTATGCCCGTCGGGCCGGAATGAAAGCCTTTGTGTTGATTCCTGATGGCTATGTGGCTTTAGGGAAATTAGCCCAAGCCTTATTATATGGGGCGGAAGTCTTAGCAATTAAGGGGAATTTTGACCGAGCGTTGAATATTGTCCGAGAGATGGCCGAACATTACCCAATTACCTTAGTAAATTCCGTCAATCCCTATCGTTTAGAAGGTCAAAAAACGGCCGCCTTTGAGGTAGTAGATGCCTTGGGAGATGCCCCCGACTGGTTATGTATTCCGGTGGGAAATGCGGGGAATATTAGTGCCTATTGGATGGGATTTTGTCAATATCATTCTGTTGGGAAATGTTCTCGTTTACCCCAAATGATGGGATTTCAAGCGGCGGGTGCGGCACCGTTAGTGTCGGGTCATCCGATAGAAAATCCTGAAACCTTAGCAACAGCGATTCGGATTGGAAATCCGGCGAGTTGGGATATTGCGGTGGCGGCGAAAGATGCCAGTAAAGGCAGTTTTAGCGCTGTTACTGATACAGAAATTTTGGATGCTTACCGATTATTAGCGTCTGGGGAAGGGATTTTTTGTGAACCTGCAAGTGCCGCGTCCGTAGCGGGATTATTGAAAGTGAAAGATCAGGTTCCAGAAGGAATTAAAATTGTTTGTGTGTTAACAGGAAATGGCTTAAAAGATCCTGATACAGCTATTACTCACAGCAACAATAAATTCAAAGCGGGAATTGCACCGGAAATGGAAGCGGTGGCAAAAGTTATGGGATTTTAA
- a CDS encoding HipA family kinase, with amino-acid sequence MNSKPTHQQQREQWRDALESAIAQPEEPLLVEHFLKAWNTSARPALFRCYDNQKYMIKGQQAGRQIVNDQIVARLGITINATVGYPRIAEIDSDLSEAYPELDYLTPGTAHATLFIEGCQDERDLTKFYTEQVENIPQFASLCVLYGWVLARDHQFIFEKQYPNRVYSVDHGHFFPGGPNWTQETLSQAPAAELDTRLRILCSFSHESPEIKNALEQLDQVSEDKIIQAVAAPPIEWGLTIEERVTMVEYLVKRQQELINLL; translated from the coding sequence GTGAACAGTAAACCAACCCACCAACAACAACGAGAACAATGGAGAGATGCTTTAGAATCTGCTATCGCTCAACCAGAAGAACCTCTGCTTGTTGAACATTTCCTAAAAGCTTGGAATACCTCAGCCCGTCCAGCTTTATTTCGGTGTTATGACAACCAAAAGTATATGATTAAAGGTCAACAAGCAGGTCGTCAGATTGTCAATGATCAAATTGTGGCGAGGCTAGGAATCACAATCAACGCGACCGTTGGCTACCCTCGAATTGCTGAAATTGATTCTGATCTATCAGAAGCGTATCCTGAACTGGATTACCTTACCCCTGGAACAGCACACGCTACTCTTTTTATTGAAGGTTGTCAGGATGAGAGGGATCTAACCAAGTTTTACACTGAGCAAGTAGAAAATATTCCTCAGTTTGCGAGTTTGTGTGTATTGTATGGTTGGGTTTTAGCCAGGGATCATCAGTTTATCTTTGAAAAACAGTATCCTAATCGAGTTTATTCTGTCGATCATGGTCATTTTTTCCCTGGTGGGCCAAACTGGACTCAGGAAACTCTCAGTCAAGCTCCTGCTGCTGAGTTAGATACTCGTTTACGCATACTCTGTTCCTTCAGCCACGAGTCCCCAGAAATCAAAAACGCTTTAGAACAACTTGATCAAGTTTCTGAAGATAAAATTATTCAAGCTGTTGCAGCACCTCCTATCGAATGGGGGCTTACAATAGAAGAACGAGTTACGATGGTGGAATACTTAGTCAAGAGACAACAAGAGTTAATCAATCTTCTATAA
- a CDS encoding fatty acid desaturase, which yields MTLSSVQPQTLASSANSTSNLRLKDIIKSLPREVFLKDQKKAWLTVFINVVLVVAGYFAIAYSPWFLLPFAWIFTGTALTGFFVIGHDCGHRSFADRRWVNNLVGHIAFLPLIYPFHSWRLGHDHHHKHTNKLTEDNAWEPWTIENYEASPKIVQIAYKLTRGRLWWLASILHWAIVHFDWRKFDGKGREQVKFSSLFVIGCAAIAFPTMIFTIGIWGFVKFWLMPWLVYHFWMSTFTLVHHTTPDIQFKESQDWDEALAQLSGTVHCNYPGWVEFLCHDINVHVPHHISTAIPFYNLRTAYQSLQDNWGEYLYPESDFSWSLMIQIVDQCHLYDPENAYLSFKEYNKH from the coding sequence ATGACATTATCATCTGTTCAACCTCAAACTTTAGCATCTTCTGCTAATTCCACATCAAACTTACGTTTAAAAGACATTATCAAAAGTCTACCGCGTGAAGTCTTTCTCAAAGATCAGAAAAAAGCTTGGCTGACTGTTTTTATTAATGTTGTTCTTGTTGTTGCTGGCTATTTTGCGATCGCTTATTCTCCCTGGTTTTTACTCCCCTTTGCTTGGATTTTTACCGGGACAGCTTTAACGGGATTTTTCGTCATTGGTCATGACTGCGGACATCGTTCTTTTGCTGACCGTCGTTGGGTGAATAATTTAGTCGGTCATATCGCGTTTCTTCCCTTAATTTATCCCTTCCACAGTTGGCGCTTAGGACATGATCATCATCATAAACATACCAATAAACTAACGGAAGATAATGCTTGGGAACCCTGGACAATCGAAAACTATGAAGCCTCCCCTAAAATCGTACAAATTGCTTATAAATTAACACGAGGACGGCTTTGGTGGTTAGCCTCAATTTTACATTGGGCAATTGTTCACTTTGATTGGCGCAAATTTGATGGAAAAGGACGGGAACAGGTCAAATTTTCCTCTTTATTTGTAATCGGATGTGCTGCGATCGCATTCCCCACAATGATTTTTACCATCGGAATTTGGGGCTTTGTTAAATTCTGGTTAATGCCTTGGTTAGTTTACCATTTCTGGATGAGTACCTTCACCCTCGTTCATCATACAACCCCGGATATTCAATTTAAAGAGTCCCAAGATTGGGATGAAGCCTTAGCTCAATTATCGGGAACTGTTCACTGCAATTATCCTGGTTGGGTTGAGTTTTTGTGTCACGATATTAATGTTCATGTTCCGCACCACATTTCCACCGCGATTCCCTTCTACAATTTACGGACAGCCTATCAAAGTCTACAAGATAATTGGGGTGAATATCTCTATCCTGAGTCTGATTTTTCCTGGTCTTTAATGATTCAGATTGTGGATCAGTGCCATTTATATGACCCGGAAAATGCTTACCTTTCCTTTAAGGAATACAACAAGCATTAA
- a CDS encoding META domain-containing protein, translated as MKKRLLSLSIASLSLLSIINLAMASDSLVGTNWKLVSWGNEKSPQTPLKETEISLQFQKDQISGSSGCNRYFASYTLKDDQLKFGVAGRTQMACPEEIMKQEDQFLSALQSSKTFTLNSEGQLQITYKTDQESGVMIFTPNLPE; from the coding sequence ATGAAAAAACGACTTCTATCCCTATCCATTGCCAGTCTATCCCTTTTATCAATTATTAATCTAGCTATGGCTTCTGACTCCTTAGTAGGAACTAATTGGAAATTAGTCTCCTGGGGTAATGAAAAATCCCCCCAAACCCCCTTAAAAGAAACGGAAATCAGCTTACAATTCCAAAAGGATCAAATTAGTGGTTCATCCGGTTGTAACCGTTATTTCGCATCCTACACCCTCAAGGATGATCAATTAAAATTTGGTGTAGCTGGGAGAACTCAAATGGCTTGTCCCGAAGAAATTATGAAGCAAGAAGATCAATTTCTCTCAGCTTTACAATCCTCAAAAACATTTACCCTTAATTCTGAAGGTCAACTGCAAATTACCTATAAAACCGATCAAGAATCTGGGGTAATGATATTTACGCCCAATCTACCCGAATAA
- a CDS encoding DUF3037 domain-containing protein: MVSRYSIIQYVPNPIADERINIGVVAFTDLEVRVQFLANWKRVRNFGMENINFLTNFAERMKETASRGLVFPGDEESEIPKHERLTKIARGWMNSIQFTEPRPSLAPVDKLLQDIVEDFLVEPHNSLINRDKSYKDIPINSSIPSLYKPKPRDRQQAARVATSSVKEAFKNWLGQENQEQFKTLIKQKYELYGKREKFKFDVAVANGNPYLLAQGLSFEINPPENSLQALSWSIENVKKYNEDLPIAVITLPPKEEDSPDYLERKNIYEQSTENYLYLGADVLQEHQVPDWIEQKLNPIKQKILESVHQT, from the coding sequence ATGGTTAGCAGATACAGTATTATTCAATATGTTCCTAATCCGATTGCTGATGAACGGATTAATATTGGTGTTGTGGCTTTCACGGATCTTGAAGTTCGTGTGCAGTTTTTAGCTAACTGGAAGCGTGTCCGTAATTTTGGGATGGAAAATATTAACTTTCTAACAAACTTTGCTGAAAGAATGAAAGAAACGGCATCTCGCGGGTTAGTGTTTCCGGGGGATGAAGAAAGTGAAATTCCTAAACATGAACGATTAACAAAAATTGCACGCGGATGGATGAACAGTATTCAGTTTACTGAACCTCGTCCTTCTCTAGCTCCTGTAGATAAACTGCTTCAAGATATTGTTGAAGATTTCCTTGTTGAGCCGCATAATTCCCTCATTAATAGAGATAAAAGCTATAAAGATATTCCTATAAATTCCTCGATTCCATCACTCTATAAACCTAAACCCCGCGATCGACAACAGGCTGCTAGAGTTGCAACTTCTAGTGTCAAAGAAGCTTTCAAAAACTGGCTAGGTCAGGAAAATCAGGAGCAATTTAAAACTTTAATAAAACAAAAATATGAACTTTATGGAAAGCGAGAAAAGTTTAAATTTGATGTGGCAGTTGCGAATGGGAATCCTTATCTATTAGCGCAGGGTTTGTCATTTGAAATCAATCCACCAGAAAATTCTTTACAAGCACTTTCTTGGTCTATTGAAAATGTTAAGAAGTACAATGAAGATTTACCCATAGCTGTGATTACGCTTCCTCCAAAAGAAGAAGATTCTCCCGATTATTTAGAGCGAAAAAACATCTATGAGCAATCAACAGAAAATTACTTATATTTAGGAGCAGATGTTTTACAAGAACATCAAGTACCAGACTGGATAGAACAGAAATTGAACCCAATTAAACAAAAAATTCTTGAATCGGTTCATCAAACTTAA
- a CDS encoding hybrid sensor histidine kinase/response regulator: protein MSPQADLQTFMQVVPVCRHDSPLEALRFIFSQGNSEQVVIVNSKHYPLGLISLHRFLPYLLNTTFPTSPDPQQPFLDEVLSAIIEPIIDVPSHLSLEDFWVYLQYQSSHPVLENSLPQTVSLALINQKGEFIGLINSLQVLRYLAQYSQRFTQIQQPRPSPTLDYNSEPHQQLDVLAAGNFSVSQHLIQFLDELPIPLMIQSDDGIIVNQNLAWRSLIGRGSEVLQEVAESVTRWSEASETFSSTEKYPTSSLESSIDSGFPSRHLTNISQPLTSNSPTLQMPSWCQLGSQPDTYICICPIAHNQERVWQFTRQHLNPEWEIALCLGNKTNDLWLVLAQDITEQHRVAQELTAKNTDLIQLNRLKDEFMACISHELKTPLTAVLGLSSLLKDQALGELNEKQARYAQLIHKSGRHLMLVVNDILDLTRIETGQLELVPEPLQIQAVCERAFEMTLQQYQSQDKSDIKLQAEILEQLKSRFTLDIKPGLETLVADELRLRQMLVNLLCNALKFTPDGSEFGLQVSRWENWIAFTVWDKGIGIPEDKQHLIFQKFQQLESPLTRKFEGTGLGLVLTQRLARLHGGDVSFISKPNKGSQFTLLLPPSPPRCNWELGNHSSSEEPEFLPSSRSSSPQQSRLVLVVETVPHFIQTLNEQLTHLGYRVVIARSGTEAVEKARRLQPRIILLNPLIPLLSGWDVLTLLKTDVQTHKIPVIVTATLGDKQRAAANHCDGFLSLPVQGAELEKILGELLPEVSSSEPQQLMILWLSLSGDQHHLNSINTLDQPNSIYHSALFLSQFSQCRILEADDINQAALIARIWHPNVIVLERYTSVKNPLYLLTEISQHESLVHLPIVTLDPVTTQVANQVKNLSIFPCLASPSDDGMSLQSFSLAMGSALLEVIQIATRLSWKPSILVVDSSVLPQQQLSHPVDTKDHPSKARLNPKSSTSVQNSTVNSDCLDAPNNANIKIEQALVQYIEIAGFRSIMGKGWEEILQKIQCKSLDLMLICFRQQSFSNLVEALSILEKMEARIPILILAQSDVKVKGKSLDKKRKTKSSSSVEIPNYSWEEIMVHLQRFSSSFPLKVLPFNLSVESLLEEMKTLLTHLQP from the coding sequence ATGTCTCCCCAAGCTGACCTCCAAACCTTTATGCAGGTGGTTCCTGTTTGTCGCCATGATTCGCCCTTAGAAGCATTGCGGTTTATTTTTTCTCAGGGAAACTCCGAACAAGTTGTGATTGTCAATTCTAAACATTATCCTTTAGGTTTAATTTCCCTGCATCGCTTTCTTCCCTATCTCCTCAATACCACCTTCCCGACTTCCCCCGACCCTCAACAACCCTTTCTTGATGAGGTTTTGTCTGCTATTATCGAACCCATTATTGATGTTCCCTCCCATTTAAGTTTAGAAGACTTTTGGGTGTATTTACAATATCAAAGTTCCCATCCGGTACTAGAAAATAGCCTCCCTCAAACGGTATCCCTGGCTTTAATTAATCAGAAAGGAGAGTTTATTGGATTAATTAATAGTTTGCAAGTATTACGATATTTAGCCCAATATTCTCAACGCTTTACTCAGATTCAACAACCTCGACCTTCCCCTACTTTAGACTACAATTCAGAACCTCATCAACAGTTAGATGTGTTAGCGGCGGGAAATTTTAGCGTATCTCAACATTTAATTCAGTTTTTAGATGAACTGCCCATTCCCTTAATGATTCAAAGTGATGATGGCATCATTGTTAATCAAAATTTAGCATGGAGATCCCTGATTGGTCGAGGTTCAGAGGTTTTGCAAGAAGTCGCTGAATCGGTAACCCGTTGGTCAGAAGCCAGTGAAACATTTTCCTCGACCGAAAAATACCCAACTTCCTCCTTAGAATCCTCAATCGATTCTGGATTTCCAAGCCGTCATTTAACGAATATTTCTCAACCTTTAACCTCGAATTCACCCACCTTACAAATGCCGAGTTGGTGTCAATTGGGTAGCCAACCGGATACTTATATTTGTATTTGTCCCATCGCCCACAATCAAGAACGAGTTTGGCAATTTACTCGCCAACATTTAAACCCGGAATGGGAGATAGCGTTATGTTTAGGAAATAAAACCAATGACCTCTGGTTAGTCTTAGCTCAAGATATTACAGAACAGCATCGAGTCGCCCAAGAACTAACGGCAAAAAATACTGATTTAATTCAACTTAATCGCCTCAAAGATGAGTTTATGGCTTGTATTAGTCATGAACTTAAAACGCCCCTGACTGCGGTTTTAGGTCTATCGAGTTTATTAAAAGATCAAGCTTTAGGAGAACTCAACGAAAAACAAGCGCGTTATGCTCAACTGATTCATAAAAGCGGTCGTCATTTGATGTTAGTCGTGAACGATATTTTGGATTTAACGCGGATAGAAACGGGACAACTCGAATTAGTCCCAGAACCTTTACAAATTCAGGCAGTTTGTGAACGCGCTTTTGAAATGACTTTGCAACAATACCAAAGTCAAGATAAATCCGATATTAAACTACAAGCGGAAATTTTAGAACAACTTAAAAGTCGATTTACCTTAGACATAAAACCCGGTTTAGAAACCTTAGTTGCCGATGAATTACGCTTGCGGCAAATGTTAGTCAATTTATTATGTAATGCCCTCAAATTTACTCCCGATGGTAGCGAATTTGGTCTACAAGTTAGCCGTTGGGAAAATTGGATTGCTTTTACCGTTTGGGATAAAGGAATTGGCATTCCTGAAGATAAACAACATCTGATTTTTCAGAAATTTCAACAACTTGAAAGTCCCTTAACCCGGAAATTTGAAGGAACAGGATTAGGGTTGGTTTTAACCCAACGGTTAGCACGATTACATGGGGGAGATGTCAGCTTTATTTCTAAACCTAATAAAGGCAGTCAATTTACCTTATTATTACCGCCAAGTCCCCCTCGATGTAATTGGGAATTAGGGAATCATAGTTCCTCAGAAGAACCCGAATTTTTACCGTCTTCTCGTTCTTCTTCTCCTCAACAATCTCGTTTAGTTTTAGTGGTTGAAACGGTTCCTCACTTTATTCAAACCTTGAATGAACAACTCACCCATTTAGGATATCGGGTCGTAATTGCTCGTTCAGGAACAGAAGCCGTTGAAAAAGCCCGTCGCCTCCAACCGAGGATTATTTTGCTTAATCCTTTAATTCCTTTATTGTCCGGTTGGGATGTTTTAACTTTATTAAAAACCGATGTACAAACCCATAAAATTCCCGTGATTGTCACAGCAACATTAGGGGATAAACAACGAGCAGCCGCCAATCATTGTGATGGCTTTTTGAGTCTTCCTGTTCAAGGAGCAGAATTAGAAAAAATCTTAGGAGAATTGCTTCCAGAGGTTTCATCTTCCGAGCCTCAACAGTTAATGATTCTCTGGTTAAGTTTATCAGGAGATCAACATCACTTAAACTCAATCAATACCCTAGACCAGCCTAACTCAATTTATCATTCTGCTTTATTTTTATCGCAGTTTTCTCAGTGTCGAATTTTAGAAGCAGATGATATTAATCAAGCCGCTCTCATTGCTCGAATTTGGCATCCCAATGTTATCGTTTTAGAACGATATACTTCTGTTAAAAATCCCTTATATTTATTAACAGAAATTAGTCAACACGAAAGTTTAGTCCATTTACCCATTGTGACTTTAGACCCTGTAACAACTCAAGTTGCAAATCAAGTTAAAAACTTATCAATTTTTCCCTGTTTAGCGAGTCCCTCGGATGATGGGATGAGTCTTCAATCTTTTTCTCTGGCTATGGGTTCTGCTTTATTAGAAGTGATCCAAATTGCGACCCGTTTAAGTTGGAAACCGAGTATTTTAGTGGTCGATTCTTCGGTTTTACCGCAACAGCAATTAAGTCATCCTGTAGACACTAAAGATCATCCTTCAAAAGCAAGATTAAACCCTAAATCTTCTACCTCAGTTCAAAATTCAACGGTTAATTCTGATTGTTTAGATGCTCCCAATAATGCTAATATTAAAATTGAGCAAGCCTTAGTTCAATATATTGAAATTGCTGGATTTCGGAGCATTATGGGCAAAGGCTGGGAAGAAATTCTTCAGAAAATTCAATGTAAAAGTTTAGATTTAATGCTGATTTGTTTTCGACAACAATCTTTTTCTAATTTAGTTGAAGCTCTCTCGATTTTAGAAAAAATGGAAGCTAGAATTCCTATATTGATTTTAGCACAATCTGATGTTAAAGTCAAAGGTAAATCCCTCGACAAAAAACGTAAAACTAAATCGTCATCGTCTGTTGAAATCCCCAATTATTCCTGGGAAGAAATTATGGTTCATTTACAACGCTTTAGCTCTAGTTTTCCCCTCAAAGTCTTACCTTTTAATCTATCAGTTGAGTCTCTATTAGAAGAAATGAAAACCCTATTAACTCACTTACAACCGTGA
- a CDS encoding ABC transporter substrate-binding protein gives MVKSKIPQWNRLQNLHPSSRKFLLQWVSLFCFCCLIIISCTPHQTSHQSASTSANNGRITMGTTLKARTLDPADAYELMSGNILYNLGDRLYDYELGTNQLVPKLATALPTVSSDGLTYTIPLREGVTFHDGTAFNAAAMEFSIKRFIQNAGSPSSLLSDAVNTVQATGDYELTIKLKQPFSAFPSLLAFSGITAVSPQFYEIGEGKFKPNEFVGTGPYKLKSSEIDVIRLDAFENYWGEKPANTGIDIQRFSSASNLFNAFRSGAVDIAYLSLNADQISSLKQGAEKGNWQMIAANGNNISYLMMNVKSEPLNRKEVRQAIAALINRSVLNERVLQNQGELLYSLIPTTFTDYQPSFNLQYGDGNIEKAKQLLTEAGYTPENPAIVELWYASNSSNKGFLGLTLKALADRDLGGLLNLQLNSVESTTAFKYLEEGIYPTFVLDWYADFLDADNYIQPFLDCSKGSAETGCEKGASQYQGSFYYSDRMNQLIAQERQEQNPQTRKAIFDEIQKLLAEDVPYVPLWQDKTFIFAKNGLENISLQLTQQVPFWTIKNSNS, from the coding sequence ATGGTGAAATCTAAAATACCCCAGTGGAATCGATTGCAAAATCTACATCCGTCTTCCCGAAAATTTTTACTGCAATGGGTCAGTTTATTTTGCTTCTGTTGTCTAATTATTATTAGTTGTACTCCCCATCAAACGAGTCATCAATCTGCTTCTACGTCTGCCAATAACGGACGAATTACAATGGGAACCACCTTAAAAGCTCGAACTTTAGATCCCGCAGATGCCTATGAACTAATGTCAGGAAATATCTTGTATAATTTAGGCGATCGCCTTTATGATTATGAACTAGGAACCAATCAACTTGTTCCTAAATTAGCTACCGCTTTACCCACCGTGAGTTCCGATGGATTAACCTATACTATTCCCCTGCGAGAAGGCGTTACCTTTCATGATGGCACTGCCTTTAATGCCGCAGCCATGGAATTTTCCATCAAACGATTTATTCAAAATGCAGGTTCTCCCTCTTCCTTATTATCCGATGCCGTTAATACCGTTCAAGCAACGGGAGACTATGAATTAACCATTAAACTCAAACAACCTTTTTCTGCCTTTCCTTCCCTTTTAGCCTTTTCAGGAATTACGGCGGTTTCTCCTCAATTTTATGAAATTGGAGAAGGTAAATTTAAGCCCAATGAATTTGTCGGAACGGGGCCCTATAAATTAAAATCTTCAGAAATTGATGTCATTCGCTTAGATGCCTTTGAAAACTATTGGGGAGAAAAACCTGCCAATACCGGAATTGATATTCAACGATTTTCTAGCGCCTCTAATTTATTTAATGCCTTTCGCAGTGGTGCTGTTGATATTGCCTATTTATCCTTAAATGCTGACCAAATTTCCAGCTTAAAACAAGGAGCAGAAAAAGGCAATTGGCAAATGATAGCAGCCAATGGTAATAACATTAGTTATCTGATGATGAATGTTAAATCGGAACCCTTAAATCGTAAAGAAGTGAGACAAGCCATCGCTGCTTTAATTAATCGTTCCGTGCTGAATGAACGGGTATTACAAAATCAAGGAGAACTACTATATAGTTTAATTCCCACCACCTTTACCGATTATCAACCCAGCTTTAATTTACAATACGGTGATGGCAATATTGAAAAAGCAAAACAACTCTTAACTGAAGCCGGATATACCCCAGAAAATCCAGCAATTGTTGAACTGTGGTATGCGTCGAATTCCTCTAATAAAGGATTTTTAGGATTAACGTTAAAAGCCTTAGCAGACCGAGATTTAGGTGGGTTACTCAACTTGCAACTCAATAGTGTAGAATCAACCACAGCCTTTAAATATTTAGAGGAGGGAATTTATCCGACTTTTGTTTTAGATTGGTACGCCGATTTCCTTGATGCTGATAACTATATTCAACCCTTTTTAGACTGTAGTAAAGGTTCGGCAGAAACCGGATGTGAAAAAGGAGCGAGTCAATATCAGGGTTCTTTTTATTATAGCGATCGCATGAATCAATTGATCGCTCAAGAACGTCAAGAACAAAATCCCCAAACTCGCAAAGCGATTTTTGATGAAATTCAAAAACTCCTCGCCGAAGATGTTCCCTATGTGCCCCTTTGGCAAGATAAAACCTTTATTTTTGCTAAAAACGGCCTTGAAAACATCAGTTTACAACTCACTCAACAAGTCCCCTTCTGGACAATTAAAAACTCAAATTCCTAA